In Rhodococcus sp. 4CII, the DNA window GCCGAGGTGACGGTCAGTGAGCGTCTCGGCGACGGGCACATCGACATCGCGACCACCGCCGGGGTCGTGCTCGCCCGGCACCGGTGTGCCCCACCCGGCGCCGGCGTCCAGGTCCGCGATCACGGGCATGTCCTCGCCCTCGACGCCGCTGCGTTGGCCGCCGCGGTCACCGGTGGCCGACCGCACCGCAGCAAGGAACGCATCCCACCCGGCGAGGCGGCACGCAAAGAAGCAGAAGTGTTGCGCCACAAGTTAACCAACACCACACAGCACCGCGACTCGCTCGCCGCCTCAGCGACTGTGATCGACATGAGCGTCTACGAGCGCGCCGCACAGAACAGGACAACTCTGCCATGAGCACCACGAACAGCGGGCCGGCCGCTGCGCAAACCCAAGCGGCGATCTCGACGTATCAACAGCTCCGCGCTCATCTGGCCGTCCTCAAACTCGAGGCCGCCGCCGAAGCCCTGCCCCGGGTTCTCGACGAGGCCGCGGCACAGCAGTGGTCGATGACGCAGACGCTCGAGCATCTACTCGGGATCGAGGTGGAGGCCACCGAAGCCCGCCGGCTGGCCGGCCGGTTGCGGTTCGCGTGCCTGCCGACCCCGGCCACGCTCGACTCGTTCGACTTCGACGCCGCTGTCGGGGTGGATCGGGCGTTGATCCGCGAGTTGGGCACCTGCGCGTTCCTGGAATCGGCGACGAACGTCCTACTCGTCGGGGCGCCCGGCACCGGCAAGACCCACCTGGCGGTCGGGCTTGCCCACGCAGCGGTGCACGCCGGGTATCGCACCTACGTGACCACCGCCGCGGATCTGGCGGCTCGTTGTCACAAAGCTGCTATCGAGGGACGGTGGGCGACCTGCATGCGATTCTTCGCCGGTCCCACGTTGCTGGTCATCGACGAACTTGGGTATCTTCCGTTGCCGGCCGAGGCCGCGTCGGCGTTGTTTCAGGTTGTGGCGCAACGGTATTTGAAGACCTCGATCGTGATCACCACCAATCGCTCGGTTGCTGAATGGGGTGAGGTTCTCGGTGACACCACGGTTGCGGCGGCCATGCTCGACCGGTTGCTGCACCGTTCGGTGGTGCTCAGGCTCGACGGGGATTCCTATCGGCTGCGCGCTCACCACGCCCGCTCGGAAAGCCAGCGTGAAGCCACCCGAACCGCTCGTCGACCGCTAGAGTGAGAGTCGCTCACAAGTGAGCAGTTTCGGCGAGCATCCCTGAGCGCTTTCGATGAGCCTCATCACTGGTGCGAAGCATGCGACCACCGGGTGCTGCCCACGCATCCGTCGGTGCTGGCGGAGTTCCTCGCCGACCATCCGGCGGCGACTGCGACGCAGCGGCGACGGGTCACTGCGATCAACACCGTCCATGCGGAAAACAGACACCAGCCACCCCGCCGCGCCAAGGCCATTCGGCAGTTCCTCAACGATGCCCGGGCAGAACGCCTAGCAAGGGTCGCGACCACTGCTGCGCAGCAGATTCCGCGAGTTTTGTAACAGGTTGGCCCGCGGGATTGTTCGGCCGCAGCGACGCCCTCATCCTTGCACTGATTGCCCCCGGCCTGG includes these proteins:
- the istB gene encoding IS21-like element helper ATPase IstB; translation: MSTTNSGPAAAQTQAAISTYQQLRAHLAVLKLEAAAEALPRVLDEAAAQQWSMTQTLEHLLGIEVEATEARRLAGRLRFACLPTPATLDSFDFDAAVGVDRALIRELGTCAFLESATNVLLVGAPGTGKTHLAVGLAHAAVHAGYRTYVTTAADLAARCHKAAIEGRWATCMRFFAGPTLLVIDELGYLPLPAEAASALFQVVAQRYLKTSIVITTNRSVAEWGEVLGDTTVAAAMLDRLLHRSVVLRLDGDSYRLRAHHARSESQREATRTARRPLE